A segment of the Chryseobacterium scophthalmum genome:
GGTCATTCAATATTTATTTCTTGTCCTGATTGCAATTAGGTGTTGCCGTCATTACATCCAAAGACATATCCATCGCCTTTTTTGATTGCTTTTTTGCATCGTCTAAATTGTCAGATTTGCCAGCTTTTATTCCGAAGGTAACAGCATTTAAAGCATAATTTTTCGCTAAAGGGCAATCACAAATCAAAGCATATGCAGAAGCTTGTTCGGCATCTTCTACTCCTTTTTTGATAAAGACTTTCGCATTATCTAAATTATCTGACTTGTAAGCGTTTTTAAATTTTTCAAAAGCCATTTCAGAATACGTCACCGACATATTGCAATTAGACTGAGAATATATTTTTAAAGGAATAAAAAAGATTCCGCAAAAAAGAATCAGGTTTAAAATCTTCATGGCATTGTGATTAAGATTTCATAAAAATAAGAATTTATTTTTACAAATTACTCAACACTCACCACATTAGAAACAGGCTTCACCTGATCTGCAAAATATTTTTCAAGATCTTGTAATGTCTCAGGAGTTGTCTGAATATCACGCACAACTTCACCTTTATTGACCACCACAATTCTATTACAAACTTCTGTGGTATGCGCAAGATCGTGGCTCGAAATTAAAAATGTTACTCCGTTTTCATTTGCAAAATCACGGATCATATTTTTAAGTTTGATCTGTGTAGAAGGATCAAGATTAGCAAAAGGCTCATCCAAAATAATGATTTCAGGCTTTCCGATTAATGCACCGACAATCCCTACTTTTTTCTGGTTTCCTTTTGAAAGATCACGAACATATTTTCCTGCATTCACGATTTCTCCGTTAAATAAATCATGAAACTGCTTTAAAAACTCATCTACAGAAGCTTTATTCTGTCCTCTCAATTCGCCGATGAAATAGAAATATTCTTCAGGAGTAAGATATCCAATCAAAAAGGTTTCATCGATAAATGCTGAAACTTTATTTTTCCAGTCTTCAGATTCGTTTACTTTAATGCCATCAACGCTTACAAATCCTGTTGTAGGCTGAATCAAATCAAGCATTAAGCTGAAAAGCGTTGTTTTCCCGGCTCCGTTGTTTCCTACCAAACCGAAGGTTTCGCCTTTTGTAATTTCAAGATTTTCTATATTAAGAACGGTTGCTGTACCGTAAGTTTTCTTTAAATTTTGTATTGTAATCATGTTGTTGAATGTTTGATGATGGGTGATGATATTAAATAATTAATTTACATTTCAATTACCATGGGTTCCACCCACGGCTATTTCAGTTTGACCTCTTCGAGGTCCCCAAAGTCTTATATTTAATTTTTTAAACTTGGCTCTTTTAACTTTTGCCTTGGCTCTTCAAAAATCAATCTTTTTTGAAAGCTTCTAAAGTGCTGTACTTTTCAGTTTTATATTTTGTAATTATAATATCGAAGATTTTTTCACGGAAGATAAATCCTAAAAGACCTAAAATTCCGACAGAAATTACGGCAACAGAAATTCCGAAGAAATAATTCATCAATCCGTAAACAGCCATTGGTAAAAGCATTTTTGGAATCATTAAAATAAATGCTTTGAAAGTGATTGTATTTTTTTGTCCGAATCTTTTTTCTTTAGAATTAAGATCAATTAAATTTTTATTGTACGCTCCCGACCAAAGTGTAAATTGAGAATTCACGCCAATATTATATAATCCTGCAGCAAAGAATGCGAAGTAAACATTCCAGCCAAAATAGGCATAAAACAAAGCAATGACAATCGAAATTGCAGTAACAATATTCATCAGCCACCATTTTCCTTTAAGGTATTCTTTATAAGGAACGTTCAGCGTCATCATCAACGGATAATATGCACTGTCAAAAGCCGGAACCCTTTGCCCGAAAGTAAACTGGAAACCTCCCGTTACAAAAAGTCCCATAAACATCATCATGGTTGGTGTTCTGTAGATGTCATTAGAAAACATCAAAAGTCCGTAAAAAATAAACATAAAGCTTCCGATAAGAACACCTTTTGTGACTTTATTACGTTTCAGCATTTTAATATCATTATTGATAAAAGTTCCGATGGCTCCGTATTTATTAAGGAAAGCAATGTTTTCGGTTTTTCCGATTTCTTTTTTGGCTTCAAGACCTTCATCCAGATAAAAGCTTTTTCGGATATAATTAAAGGTGATTTTCCAAAGACTGAAAAAGAGTATTACAGGAACTACCGAAAAGTAAGGTCTCTCGTAAAGATTATAGAAAAACTTTTCTGAGTACGATAAAACAGGAACAATTTCATAATAATTTAAAGCTGCAAAACCAGCAATCAGAACTCCTACGCCGATTGCGATATTTTCTTTATCATTAAATAAAAGATTGATAAAATTATTAAGGTAAAACAACGAAGAAACTCCTATAAACCAAGTGAAAATCCCAAGAAAACCGTAACCATTAAAAGCTAAAATTCCGCAAAATGTTACGATAAATATTGAATTAAACCAGCTCAGTGGCGTAAGAAATGTTTTAATTAAAGTATAATTTACAACAACTTTTTTAGGAATATTCAGCGTAAGAAAAGGTTTGATATTCTGTGTCGGAATCTGCTGAAGCATATATTTGAAAACTAAATCTATTAACCAGCCAATAATCATGAAACGCGAAATGATTTTCAACGGATCTTCCTTCATTTCTTCCTGTACATAGAAGTACGCAATAAAAGACATCATTGCAAGCCACAAAATGAAGAAGCAAATCCCGATAATTCTGAAAATCTTCATGGCAAGATTGATCCCTACCGAAGATCCTCTAAAAAAACTTTTCCATTCCAGCTTCAAAAATCTTTTAAACATAATTTACTTTTTGAATATTAGTAAAGAAAAGTTTAAAAATGTTACAGAATTTGTCACTAAATGTGGGGATAGTTGCAAAATTTAACCTAAATATTTAACGGATAGCTAAAACAATCAATCCTATATGTTTTAATTTCAAAACTAATTTTTTTTGTTTGAGGAGATGTATTAATCACTTCATATATCCTTCCATTTGTCGAATCAAGATAATATTGATTATATCTAATTACTTCTTTCGAATCATTTTTAATTTTTTCAAAAATTTTCTTTGTTCTTTCAGTGCAAAATTCAGTTTCTTCTATTTTATATTTATTTACCCTTTCTGTTTGATAAACATAATTTTCAAAAATCATTGGCTTCAGATTTAAATTGATTTCAGAACGTAAAACACTCATAAATAATTCATTTATTACTAGTATAGATTCTTCATCTTTTAAATTCAACACAATCATTACATCCTTCAATTCTTTATTAAATGTTGAATTTGTTTTTGGATATAGTTGACTCTGGTTTTCATTTTGAAATTCCCAAAAATCAAAATACATGTTGGAAAAAAAAGGGATACTATAATATTTCTCATTTTTCTCAAATACCAAAATTTCATCGTAATCCTCTTTGTTTTTATTTCTTAGCAATGTTATAGATAAAGAATCTGTACTAATTCTTCTTATTTCTTTAAAATCTCCACTAATTGCAGGAAATCGTTTCAAAACATATTCTATGCTTTCTTCTTTAGAATTAAAAGCTAAACTGTATTCTTTTTTACAGGAAACAAAGAAAAAAGCAATAAAAAAAAGTAAGAGGATATTTTTCATTAAACACTATGTTATAAATCAAATATACAAACATATCAAAACAAAATCCCCAAAGAAAAACTCTTCGGGGATTATTGTTTTATTTAAACTAAAAACTATTTCACTTCAACAAAATTATCTTCAGGATTTACATCCGCCAATCTATGGCTGAAATCTATTCCTAAAACTCTCAGTTGAGATTTGTTGTACGGAATCGTTAAAGTATATTCTTTCTGCGTCCAAGGCCAGTATTTCAAAGTGGTAAACTCACCGAACGCGTCTTTGGTTTTCCAGGTATGCGTCATATTTAACGGAATCTGATAATTAACCATTTTATTGTCGGCAGTAATTACACTAAAATCGATCGGCATAGGAACCTGACTGTTATTAACTAAAGTTATCGTTGTAGAAGTATTGCCGTATTGTACGTCTTTAATTCCGTAATCGATGGTTTTTGTTGTATTGATCCAGTAATGAT
Coding sequences within it:
- a CDS encoding DUF5687 family protein, encoding MFKRFLKLEWKSFFRGSSVGINLAMKIFRIIGICFFILWLAMMSFIAYFYVQEEMKEDPLKIISRFMIIGWLIDLVFKYMLQQIPTQNIKPFLTLNIPKKVVVNYTLIKTFLTPLSWFNSIFIVTFCGILAFNGYGFLGIFTWFIGVSSLFYLNNFINLLFNDKENIAIGVGVLIAGFAALNYYEIVPVLSYSEKFFYNLYERPYFSVVPVILFFSLWKITFNYIRKSFYLDEGLEAKKEIGKTENIAFLNKYGAIGTFINNDIKMLKRNKVTKGVLIGSFMFIFYGLLMFSNDIYRTPTMMMFMGLFVTGGFQFTFGQRVPAFDSAYYPLMMTLNVPYKEYLKGKWWLMNIVTAISIVIALFYAYFGWNVYFAFFAAGLYNIGVNSQFTLWSGAYNKNLIDLNSKEKRFGQKNTITFKAFILMIPKMLLPMAVYGLMNYFFGISVAVISVGILGLLGFIFREKIFDIIITKYKTEKYSTLEAFKKD
- a CDS encoding ABC transporter ATP-binding protein, giving the protein MITIQNLKKTYGTATVLNIENLEITKGETFGLVGNNGAGKTTLFSLMLDLIQPTTGFVSVDGIKVNESEDWKNKVSAFIDETFLIGYLTPEEYFYFIGELRGQNKASVDEFLKQFHDLFNGEIVNAGKYVRDLSKGNQKKVGIVGALIGKPEIIILDEPFANLDPSTQIKLKNMIRDFANENGVTFLISSHDLAHTTEVCNRIVVVNKGEVVRDIQTTPETLQDLEKYFADQVKPVSNVVSVE